A single Terriglobia bacterium DNA region contains:
- a CDS encoding SpoIID/LytB domain-containing protein: MRALVLSALLLMISGAQAQNEPTIRIGLTQSAAAVSLRAATPFSIQQNRSRTAKFTMTLALDPAAVGAITKADLQYRILVELDGGKLIVLARNERVRISVPGDVPIEFENRTYRGSVEVFGNARNTFTVVNELPIEQYLMGVVPNELSPITFGQIEALKAQAVAARTYAIRNLGQYKNEGFDICATDACQVYQGQGTEHPLSGQAVMETRGMIATYQDQPINAMYSSTCGGRTEDAENIFGEKVPYLVSTDCEFKHPEPVAFKTSRLIPDWKDAVLGVAGVSNFTEARHFLGLPGQGEPASADLATLAAFIRQNFYPTVLTTSDVSFVTEQGILPLAGAIPEKEILFRLIDKKSAFEWQQGVLTSWDGTTMKLLVGNQPKEFKLSGDAPIYQRVGDERLPLREGSWIGGELIDFRAAGDTIQMLQYRINFANPAADRYSRLALWQVHKTRQELDTAFKPLNIGGIQDMRVIARGPSERPLQTEIIGANGRSTVRALRIRTLLGLRDSLFSYDIERNAQGDVLGMMFYGRGWGHGVGMCQIGAYGMALQGATYEQILKKYYKGIELKRLW, translated from the coding sequence ATGCGCGCGTTGGTTTTGTCAGCCTTGCTCCTGATGATCTCCGGAGCGCAGGCGCAAAATGAACCCACGATCCGGATCGGACTTACACAAAGCGCGGCGGCCGTGAGCCTGCGCGCTGCCACTCCTTTCTCAATTCAACAAAACAGATCGCGGACGGCAAAGTTCACCATGACTCTGGCGCTGGACCCGGCGGCGGTTGGGGCGATCACTAAAGCCGACCTTCAATATCGAATCCTGGTCGAACTGGACGGCGGAAAACTCATCGTGCTGGCGAGGAACGAGAGGGTTCGCATCAGTGTTCCGGGGGACGTGCCGATCGAATTCGAGAATCGAACCTATCGCGGATCTGTCGAAGTCTTCGGCAATGCCCGAAACACGTTCACCGTTGTGAATGAGTTGCCGATCGAGCAGTACCTGATGGGCGTCGTCCCGAACGAACTGAGTCCGATCACGTTCGGACAGATCGAAGCGTTGAAGGCACAGGCGGTCGCGGCGCGTACCTATGCGATTCGAAATCTGGGCCAGTACAAGAACGAAGGGTTCGACATCTGCGCAACCGATGCGTGCCAGGTTTATCAGGGGCAGGGCACGGAGCATCCGTTGTCGGGCCAGGCGGTCATGGAAACGCGGGGCATGATCGCGACGTATCAGGATCAGCCGATCAACGCGATGTACAGTTCGACCTGCGGCGGGCGTACCGAAGACGCCGAAAACATCTTCGGTGAAAAGGTTCCTTATCTGGTTTCGACGGATTGCGAATTCAAGCATCCGGAACCCGTCGCGTTCAAGACATCGCGATTGATCCCGGACTGGAAAGATGCCGTCCTCGGAGTCGCAGGCGTATCCAATTTCACAGAGGCCCGTCATTTCCTCGGATTGCCGGGGCAGGGGGAGCCCGCGTCGGCGGATCTGGCAACACTCGCGGCCTTCATCAGACAGAACTTTTATCCCACGGTACTCACGACATCCGACGTTTCATTCGTGACGGAACAGGGGATACTGCCGCTGGCCGGCGCGATCCCGGAGAAAGAAATCCTGTTCCGGTTGATTGATAAGAAGAGCGCGTTCGAGTGGCAGCAAGGTGTGCTGACGTCGTGGGATGGAACGACGATGAAGCTGCTTGTCGGCAACCAGCCCAAAGAATTCAAGCTGAGCGGAGATGCGCCGATCTACCAGCGTGTCGGTGACGAGCGGCTGCCGCTGCGTGAGGGTTCCTGGATCGGCGGCGAGCTGATCGACTTCCGCGCAGCGGGAGACACGATCCAAATGCTGCAATATCGCATCAATTTTGCGAATCCGGCGGCGGACCGGTATTCGCGGCTGGCGTTGTGGCAGGTCCACAAGACGCGCCAGGAGCTGGATACCGCTTTCAAGCCTTTGAACATCGGCGGCATTCAGGATATGCGCGTTATTGCCCGCGGTCCTTCCGAACGGCCGCTGCAGACGGAAATCATCGGAGCCAATGGGCGGAGCACGGTCCGCGCGTTGCGCATCCGCACGCTGCTCGGTCTGAGAGACAGTCTGTTCTCCTATGACATCGAGCGCAATGCTCAGGGAGA
- a CDS encoding TonB family protein, whose translation MLFGNDEDLQLQPKRTKTVLISLGIHLALIVFLIFNPDLLTSPPKRIIKVMGQDYDLSKEELTELVEPPKPAPPDKPLVQPPAPKPAPQPEQQQTPPPQPQPQAAPPPPPPPPPPPKPQPPPPVIGPDDVIKEGARPDAPPNRSSRGNTTEQARNGSQDQQPKPEQQAKPGQQAQIEKQLPPIALNRNPNVLQAPGGNIMDSARRTVDQQIEQERRRGSVQGPRTGTAQGQEDPNFSTEEPTILSDTRGYDFGPYMNGVVNRVRNNWYALIPEIARLGRTGKVVIIFTITKNGNIANLRQAANSGTEALDRAAYGSITASNPFSQLPAGFDGDHLDLQFTFLYNIR comes from the coding sequence ATGTTATTCGGAAACGACGAGGATCTCCAGCTTCAGCCGAAGCGGACGAAGACCGTGTTGATCTCGTTAGGGATCCACCTCGCCCTCATCGTATTCCTTATTTTCAATCCGGATTTATTGACCTCGCCGCCGAAGCGGATCATCAAGGTCATGGGGCAGGATTATGATCTCAGCAAGGAAGAGCTGACGGAACTCGTCGAGCCTCCGAAGCCCGCGCCTCCGGATAAGCCGCTTGTTCAGCCGCCGGCGCCAAAGCCGGCGCCTCAACCGGAACAGCAGCAAACCCCGCCCCCGCAACCGCAGCCGCAAGCGGCGCCGCCTCCTCCACCGCCGCCGCCTCCTCCGCCAAAACCGCAGCCTCCGCCGCCGGTGATCGGACCGGATGACGTGATCAAGGAAGGAGCGCGGCCGGACGCGCCGCCGAACCGTTCGTCGCGAGGAAATACCACGGAGCAGGCCCGCAACGGCTCGCAGGATCAGCAGCCGAAGCCCGAACAGCAGGCGAAACCGGGGCAGCAGGCCCAGATCGAGAAACAGCTTCCGCCGATTGCGCTGAATAGGAATCCCAACGTACTGCAGGCGCCGGGCGGCAACATTATGGATAGCGCCCGCCGGACGGTGGATCAGCAGATCGAGCAGGAACGCCGCCGCGGCAGCGTGCAGGGGCCGAGGACCGGCACGGCGCAGGGGCAGGAAGATCCTAATTTTTCAACCGAAGAACCGACGATTCTTTCGGATACGCGCGGCTACGATTTCGGGCCGTACATGAATGGGGTCGTCAACCGTGTCCGGAACAACTGGTATGCCTTGATTCCGGAAATCGCGCGGCTCGGGAGGACGGGTAAGGTCGTGATCATTTTCACGATCACCAAGAACGGCAACATCGCGAACCTGCGGCAGGCGGCGAATTCCGGCACGGAAGCGCTCGACCGCGCCGCCTACGGTTCGATCACGGCCTCCAATCCATTCTCGCAGCTACCCGCCGGATTCGACGGCGATCATCTCGACCTTCAGTTCACGTTCTTGTATAACATTAGATAA
- a CDS encoding Gfo/Idh/MocA family oxidoreductase, whose translation MVKVAVIGVGHLGKQHARLYSELGCLAGVADILGPRAQEIAAQYDTTSYNNYRELFGKVDAVSIAVPTLNHSAIGIDFLEHGIDVLIEKPIASTIEQAQALIEAAARNNRILQVGHVERFNPVVAAAREAATKPQFFEIHRLAAFSPRSLDIDVVLDLMIHDIDIVLSLVPAPVREVRAVGIPVLSSKADIANARVEFEDGCVANLTASRVSFEKTRKLRFFQPHDYISVDYASQTGTMVSLRMGRVTERKLEPPNQEPLKLELMSFVDCVAKRGTPVVSGQDGLRALELAMRINSAIAERLVLR comes from the coding sequence ATGGTTAAAGTTGCGGTAATTGGTGTAGGACATCTCGGAAAGCAGCACGCTCGGTTGTACTCGGAGCTCGGCTGCCTGGCCGGCGTTGCGGATATCCTTGGGCCGCGGGCACAGGAGATCGCTGCGCAGTACGACACGACGTCGTATAACAATTACCGCGAGCTGTTCGGCAAAGTGGACGCGGTGAGCATCGCGGTGCCGACGCTGAACCATTCCGCGATCGGCATCGATTTTCTCGAACACGGCATCGATGTGTTGATCGAGAAACCGATAGCCTCGACGATCGAACAGGCACAGGCCTTGATCGAGGCGGCCGCACGGAACAATCGTATCCTTCAGGTGGGTCACGTCGAGCGCTTCAATCCGGTAGTTGCCGCGGCGCGCGAGGCCGCGACCAAACCTCAGTTTTTCGAGATTCATCGTCTGGCGGCTTTTTCGCCGCGGAGCCTGGATATCGATGTGGTTCTCGATCTCATGATCCACGACATCGATATCGTTCTCAGTCTGGTGCCGGCGCCGGTCCGCGAAGTCAGGGCGGTCGGGATTCCGGTGCTGTCCTCCAAGGCGGATATCGCGAATGCCCGCGTCGAGTTCGAAGACGGATGCGTGGCGAACCTCACGGCGAGCCGCGTCAGTTTCGAGAAGACGCGGAAACTGCGGTTTTTTCAGCCGCACGATTACATCTCTGTGGACTATGCGAGCCAGACCGGAACGATGGTTTCTCTAAGGATGGGACGCGTGACCGAACGAAAGCTGGAGCCGCCGAATCAGGAGCCGCTGAAGCTTGAATTGATGTCGTTTGTCGACTGCGTGGCGAAGCGTGGAACGCCCGTTGTATCGGGCCAGGATGGGTTGAGAGCGCTCGAGCTGGCGATGCGGATTAACTCTGCAATAGCAGAAAGACTTGTGCTACGTTGA
- the lpxI gene encoding UDP-2,3-diacylglucosamine diphosphatase LpxI (LpxI, functionally equivalent to LpxH, replaces it in LPS biosynthesis in a minority of bacteria.) has translation MALSNRYGLIAGNGKFPFLVLEAARSQGIDMVVAAIKEETFPEIEKHAKSVHWMSLGQLGKLIKTFKSEGVNHAVMAGQVKHKQIFSGIVPDWKMIQLLASLATKNTDSLIGAVAKLLEDEGIHLMDSTLFLRPLLPDPGVLTRRAPSDEEKKDLDYGCRIARELGRLDLGQSVVVCDGACVAIEAMEGTDAIIERAAGLVNGRVLRVVKLAKPNQDLRFDVPVIGPATVRLMARLKASALAIEARKTLMIDRDELVGLADQENVAIVAVE, from the coding sequence GTGGCGTTATCAAATAGATACGGCCTGATTGCAGGCAATGGAAAGTTTCCGTTCCTCGTGCTGGAGGCGGCGCGAAGTCAGGGTATCGATATGGTCGTCGCGGCGATCAAGGAAGAAACCTTTCCGGAGATCGAAAAGCATGCGAAATCGGTCCACTGGATGTCGCTGGGGCAGCTCGGTAAGTTGATCAAGACGTTCAAGTCCGAAGGCGTCAATCACGCTGTCATGGCGGGCCAGGTCAAACACAAGCAGATCTTCAGCGGGATTGTGCCGGACTGGAAAATGATCCAGCTGCTGGCAAGCCTGGCTACGAAGAACACGGATTCGCTGATCGGGGCGGTCGCGAAGCTGCTCGAAGACGAAGGGATACACCTGATGGATTCCACCTTGTTTCTACGGCCGCTGCTGCCGGATCCGGGTGTGCTGACGCGCCGCGCCCCATCGGACGAGGAAAAAAAGGACCTGGACTACGGATGCAGGATCGCGCGTGAACTGGGCCGGCTGGATCTGGGACAGAGTGTCGTCGTGTGCGATGGCGCCTGTGTGGCGATCGAGGCGATGGAAGGCACGGACGCCATCATCGAGCGGGCTGCCGGACTCGTGAACGGGCGCGTGTTGAGAGTTGTCAAATTGGCGAAGCCGAACCAGGATTTGCGCTTTGACGTGCCGGTTATCGGACCGGCTACCGTTCGGCTGATGGCGCGTCTGAAGGCGTCTGCGCTGGCGATCGAAGCCCGCAAAACATTGATGATCGACCGCGACGAGCTGGTGGGGCTCGCGGATCAGGAGAACGTCGCGATTGTGGCGGTGGAATAA